A window of Bradyrhizobium diazoefficiens genomic DNA:
CGTGCATGAAGCCGGCGTCTCCGTGCGCGGCCGGGTCGAGGGCAGCGAGGACGAGGTCCCCGACGAGGAACTCGATGACCACATCGTGCAATGGCCGGCCGTGCTGCCGAAACGGGCCCGCCTGAAGCGACGTCCGAAGGACTGAGCCGTCACGGCCTACGCGACGATCACGTCTTCGCGATGCCCCGGGGGCGGGATGCACCCATGCGCCGCGGTGGCTGCCCGGCAAGACCTTTGCTGTCTAGATTGGATTGCATAGAACGAATCCTCTGCGGCGTTGCGCCGCCACCCGGCTTCCGATCGAGATGAACAAGTTCGACCGGCAGAGCAGTTCTGCCGACATCCAGACTTTGCCCGACGATATCGCCGAGGAGCTGTCCCGGCTTCCGAGCGAAGTCATCAGCGTCGATGACGCCCCGTCGATCGCGCCGCCGGTGCCGCTGTCCCAGGACGAGGTCCGCACCATCGTCATCAGCCTGATGCTGACGATGTTCCTGGCAGCCCTCGACCAGACCATCGTGGCGACCGCGCTTCCGACCATCGGACGCCAGTTCCAGGACGTCTCCAATCTCTCCTGGGTCATCACCGCCTATCTGCTCGCCTCGACCGCAGTCGCGCCGGTGTTCGGGACTCTCAGCGACATCTATGGCCGCCGCGTCATGATCATCATCTCGCTGAGCCTGTTCGTGGCCGGCTCGGTGCTGTGTGCGATCGCGCCCAACATGCCGATGCTGATTCTGGCGCGCGGCCTGCAAGGCCTGGGCGGCGGCGGCATCATGCCTGTGGTGCAGACCGTGATCTCGGACGTCGTGAGCCCGCGCGAGCGCGGCCAGTATCAAGCCTATTTCTCCAGCGTCTGGATGGTCGGCGGCATCCTCGGCCCGGTCATCGGCGGCGTGTTCGCCGAGCATCTGCACTGGTCGATGATCTTCTGGATCAATCTGCCGCTCGCGGCCGCCGCGATCGCGCTGTTGCTGCCGAAGATGAAGAAGATTCCGGTGTTCCACCGCAAGCGCAAGGTCGACTGGCTCGGCGGCGTGCTGCTGATGGCCTCCGCGGTCGTCTTCATGCTGGTCTTGACGTGGGGCGGTACGCGCTATCCATGGCTGTCGCCGACCGTGCTTGCGATGGTGGGCGGCGCCGTCGCGCTCGCGGTCAGTTTCGTGTGGCACGCCCGGCGGGCCGACGAGCCGTTCCTGCCGCTGCCCTTGCTGACCGGATCGGTTGCGCCTTTCGCGCTGATGGCCGGCGGCTGCGGGCTCGGGGCGATCACTGGTCTCACCGTGCAGCTCCCGCTCTATTACGAGCAGGTCTACCATCTCACCGCCAGCGAGGCGGGGCTCGCACTGATCCCGCTCGCGGCGGTCTCGACCTGCGGCGCGGCGATTGCCGGCCGCACCATGGCGCGAGCCAAGCACTACAAGCGCGTCGCCATCATCGGCACGTCCTGGGCTGCGCTATGCGGCCTCGGCCTCACGCTTACCACCTTGCCGCTGTGGGGCTTGCTCACTCTGATGGCGGCCTTCGCGCTCGGGCTCGGCACCACCTTCCCGGTGTGCGTGGTGTCGCTGCAGAACTCGGTCGCGCGTCCGCAAGTCGGCACCATCACCGGCGCGATGAACTTCTTCCGCTCGCTGATGTCCTCGTTCACGGTCGCCGCATTCGCAGCGATCCTGCTCATCGCGCTCGGCGCCGACGTCCCGCTCGCCGGCGAGCATCACGCCGCAGGCGCCGTCGCGATTCCCGCCGACGACATGCGGCACGCTTTCCGCTACGTGTTCGGCGCCGCCACCGCGCTGATGACCATCGCCGCCTTGTGCCTGATCGCGATGGAGGAGCGGCCGCTCGCCGGTCCCTCGGCGAAGCAGCCCGTCGAGATGGCGGAGTAAGCTCAGCCCGCGCTCTCCGCGAAGCGGCTCTTCCGCGGCAGCACAATGGTGAATTCGGTAAACTTGCCCGGCTCCGTCGCGACGTCGATCGTGCCGCCGTGCTGCTTCACCACGATGTCGTGGCTCATCGATAGTCCGAGCCCGGTGCCTTCACCGGCCGGCTTGGTGGTGAAGAACGGATTGAACATCTTCTCCTTCACCTCGTCGGGGACGCCCGTGCCGTTGTCGCGAATGCGAATCTCGACGCGATCGCCGCGGTTGCGGGTCGCGGCGGTCACGACCGGCGCGTAATTGGCGGCGCCGCCGGCCTTGCGCTTGGCGACCGCGTGGAAGCCGTTCGAAATCAGGTTCAGCAGCACCCGGGTGATCTCCTGGGGGAACACATCGGCCGAGCCTGCCGCCGGATCGAGGTCGCGTTCGAGCGTCACGTCGAACTGCGGCTTCTCGGCCCGCGCACCGTGATAGGCGAGATTGAGGCTCTCCTCGACGACTGCGTTGATGTCGCTCAGCCGATGCTCGCCGCCGCCCTCGCGCGAATGCAGCAGCATGTTCTTGACGATGGAATCGGCGCGCTTTCCGTGCTGCACGATCTTCCCGAGATTGTCCTTCAGGAGTCCCGTGAGCTCGGCGACCTCGCTGCGGATGTCGTCCGCAAGGGCTGCGGATGCCAGCACATCGTTCAGCTCGTCGGTTAATTCGGCGGAGAGCGATGCAAAATTGTTGACGAAGTTGAGCGGGTTCTTGATCTCATGCGCGATGCCGGCGGTGAGCTGGCCGAGCGAGGCAAGCTTCTCGGTCTGGACCAGCCGGTCCTGGGCAGCGCGCAGATCGTCGAGCGACTTGGCAAGCTCCCTGGTGCGGGCCTGCACCTCGTCGAACAGGCGCACATTCTCGATCGCGATGACGGCTTGGTCGGCGAAACTGGTAACGAGTTCGATCTGCTTGTCGCTAAACGGCCGGATCGCGCGACGTGCGAGAACGATAGCGCCGACGGTGCTACCTTCGCGCAGGAGGGGCACACCGAGGAAGCTACGCGGATTGCCGCTCAATTCCTGGCCTTCAAAGAAGTAATCGGGGTCGTCGAGCACATCGGTGACATGGACCACCTTGTCGCCGAGCAAAGTCCTGCCCGTGATGGTGCGTCTATCTGGTCGGACCGGAAGATCTCTTACATATTCGACGAATTCGGCTGGAAAGCCGTAGGAGCCCGCCCGGAAATAGGCGCTGCCGGATTTGCGGGTAATCGCTGCCATATCGGCTTCGCATAGCCGCGCCGCCGATTCGACCAGCGTATCGAGCACGGCCTGCAAGTCGAATGCCGAGCGGCTGATAACCTTGAGCACGTCGGCAGTCGCCGTCTGCTGTTGCAGCGACTCGGTCAAATTCTCGGTGCGCTGACGCAATTCGCTGAGGAGCCGCGCGTTCTCGATGGCGATCACGGCTTGCGCCGCGAACTGGTTCAGCAGGGTGATCTGCTTCTCCGAGAAGGGTCGGTTCTCCTGCCTGAAGATCATGACGTTGCCGACCACGCGCTCGTCCTGGAGCAATGGCACCGCGAGCAGACAGCGGGCGCCGCCGAGATCGACCAGCGCCCGACGGTTCGGCTCGCCGCTGCGATAGACGTCCGACTCCAGCAGGTCGACAATTTCGACGAACGGTTCGCCCCTCAAGAGACGCGCGGGCGCGGTGGCCGGACCATAGTTGAGGGGCGCATTGCGCCGGAATTCATCATAGGCGGGCGGCAGGCCGTAAGTGGCGGCCGTGCGGAACTGCGTGCCGTCGTAAGTATTGAGCACACCGAAACTGGCGCCGCAGAGCTGCATTGCCTTGCTGAGCA
This region includes:
- a CDS encoding MDR family MFS transporter — translated: MNKFDRQSSSADIQTLPDDIAEELSRLPSEVISVDDAPSIAPPVPLSQDEVRTIVISLMLTMFLAALDQTIVATALPTIGRQFQDVSNLSWVITAYLLASTAVAPVFGTLSDIYGRRVMIIISLSLFVAGSVLCAIAPNMPMLILARGLQGLGGGGIMPVVQTVISDVVSPRERGQYQAYFSSVWMVGGILGPVIGGVFAEHLHWSMIFWINLPLAAAAIALLLPKMKKIPVFHRKRKVDWLGGVLLMASAVVFMLVLTWGGTRYPWLSPTVLAMVGGAVALAVSFVWHARRADEPFLPLPLLTGSVAPFALMAGGCGLGAITGLTVQLPLYYEQVYHLTASEAGLALIPLAAVSTCGAAIAGRTMARAKHYKRVAIIGTSWAALCGLGLTLTTLPLWGLLTLMAAFALGLGTTFPVCVVSLQNSVARPQVGTITGAMNFFRSLMSSFTVAAFAAILLIALGADVPLAGEHHAAGAVAIPADDMRHAFRYVFGAATALMTIAALCLIAMEERPLAGPSAKQPVEMAE
- a CDS encoding GAF domain-containing protein → MTVPINDTAGIDELKRQLQSAAAENAQLRSELTIARDRQSASAEILRTIAASPSDARPVFEAIASSSRRLLDGFSATVLQFIGDELHLVAYTPTSPEADEGLKASFPRKIADFPTFALVRGGETIQFPDSEADDVPELNRELARLRGFRSVLFMPLMNRGTPVGMISVTRAEPGAFAPDVVQLLQTFADQAVIAIENARLFNATEETLERQTATADILKVMAASPSDVQPVFEAIAANANRLIGGFSTAVLRYLDGAAHLAAFTPTDPAGDRMLQASFPVPFAQFPPHQLVADGAAAQLPDTELEPAAREIARARGYRSMLFVPLMSEGEAIGIIIATRRATGAFAEHHVRLLQTFADQAVIAIKNVSLFNATREALERQTATADILKVIAASPADVTPVFQAISDSAKALIGGHSSTVTRVIDGMLHLAAFTTDVEAGNADLLSSFPAPLSSPGIHSRVAATGEYAFRSDMQNEPDLTEGMKDLARTRGYRSILVVPMLRDDAAIGTIAVTRREPGHFPDKAINLLKTFADQAVIAVENTRLFNEVQARTHELAESLEQQTATSEVLSVISRSAGDLAPVFEAMLSKAMQLCGASFGVLNTYDGTQFRTAATYGLPPAYDEFRRNAPLNYGPATAPARLLRGEPFVEIVDLLESDVYRSGEPNRRALVDLGGARCLLAVPLLQDERVVGNVMIFRQENRPFSEKQITLLNQFAAQAVIAIENARLLSELRQRTENLTESLQQQTATADVLKVISRSAFDLQAVLDTLVESAARLCEADMAAITRKSGSAYFRAGSYGFPAEFVEYVRDLPVRPDRRTITGRTLLGDKVVHVTDVLDDPDYFFEGQELSGNPRSFLGVPLLREGSTVGAIVLARRAIRPFSDKQIELVTSFADQAVIAIENVRLFDEVQARTRELAKSLDDLRAAQDRLVQTEKLASLGQLTAGIAHEIKNPLNFVNNFASLSAELTDELNDVLASAALADDIRSEVAELTGLLKDNLGKIVQHGKRADSIVKNMLLHSREGGGEHRLSDINAVVEESLNLAYHGARAEKPQFDVTLERDLDPAAGSADVFPQEITRVLLNLISNGFHAVAKRKAGGAANYAPVVTAATRNRGDRVEIRIRDNGTGVPDEVKEKMFNPFFTTKPAGEGTGLGLSMSHDIVVKQHGGTIDVATEPGKFTEFTIVLPRKSRFAESAG